The Heterodontus francisci isolate sHetFra1 chromosome 50, sHetFra1.hap1, whole genome shotgun sequence genome includes a window with the following:
- the LOC137358441 gene encoding histone H2B 1/2-like, which yields MVEEKKKAAAKKGAKKTLNKASAKGGKRRRKSRKESYSIYIYKAMKQVYPDTGISSKAMSIMNSFVNDIFERIEGEASRLAHYNKRSTISSREIQTAVRLLLPGELAKHAVSEGTKAVTKYTSSK from the coding sequence atggttgaggagaagaagaaagcagctgcgaagaagggcgccaagaaaaccttaaataaagcgTCAGCAAAAGGcggcaagaggcggagaaagtcgaggaaggagagttactccatctacatctacaaagcgaTGAAGCAGGtttaccccgacaccggcatctcctccaaggccatgagcatcatgaactcgtttgtgaacgatattttcgagcgcatcgagggtgaggcttcccgcctggcccattacaacaagcgcagcaccatcagctcccgggagatccagaccgccgtgcgcctgctgctgcccggggaactggccaagcacgccgtgtcggaagggacaaaggcggtgaccaagtacaccagctccaagtaa